The Flavobacterium marginilacus genome window below encodes:
- a CDS encoding thioredoxin family protein, giving the protein MRLIKHLICFLFLSTTVFGYSQNWSANFEDAKMKAEKENKNILLVFSGSDWCGPCMRLEKIVWKSQEFQTEADNNWVIYRADFPRKKINQLSPERAESNNKLAEKYNKHGSFPLVLLLDKKGKIIGTTGFKNASASEYIKLIHSFEK; this is encoded by the coding sequence ATGAGACTTATAAAACACCTAATCTGTTTCTTGTTTTTATCAACTACAGTTTTTGGATATTCCCAAAATTGGAGCGCTAATTTTGAAGATGCTAAAATGAAAGCGGAAAAAGAAAATAAAAACATTTTGTTGGTTTTCTCTGGGTCAGATTGGTGCGGACCTTGTATGAGATTGGAAAAAATAGTTTGGAAATCACAGGAATTTCAAACCGAAGCTGATAATAACTGGGTTATCTACAGAGCTGATTTTCCTAGAAAAAAAATAAATCAGCTTTCTCCGGAACGGGCAGAAAGCAATAATAAATTAGCCGAAAAATATAATAAGCATGGCAGCTTTCCATTGGTTTTGCTTTTGGATAAAAAAGGAAAAATAATTGGTACTACGGGTTTCAAAAATGCATCGGCATCCGAATATATTAAGCTCATCCATTCGTTTGAAAAATAG
- a CDS encoding response regulator transcription factor, with protein MKVLIVEDEIGIANFLKQGLEEEGYEVLVAHDGKSGLEITRKQKVDIVLLDWILPQMLGIDVCREIRKEDSKTPILFLTAKDTIQETIEGLKAGANDYIKKPFSFDELVERIKIHFRNESQNDVLSLGRIRIILSKHQVLVNDDEVSLTQREYELLAYLIKNKGKVCTRNEIINDVWDIHFEYDTGVIDVFINAIRKKLNLTKDEDLIKTIRGVGYIANDIN; from the coding sequence ATGAAAGTTTTAATTGTTGAAGATGAAATAGGTATTGCCAATTTTCTAAAGCAGGGTTTGGAAGAGGAAGGCTACGAAGTCTTGGTTGCCCACGATGGAAAGTCAGGACTTGAAATAACAAGAAAGCAAAAAGTAGATATCGTTCTGCTGGATTGGATTTTGCCTCAAATGCTGGGGATTGATGTTTGCAGAGAAATCCGAAAAGAAGATTCAAAAACACCTATTTTGTTTCTAACGGCCAAAGATACTATTCAGGAAACCATCGAAGGTTTGAAGGCAGGTGCCAATGATTATATTAAAAAGCCATTCAGTTTTGACGAATTGGTGGAGCGTATCAAGATTCATTTTAGAAATGAAAGTCAAAATGATGTGCTTTCTCTTGGCAGGATCAGAATAATACTGTCCAAACATCAGGTATTGGTAAATGATGATGAAGTTTCGCTTACCCAAAGAGAATACGAACTGCTTGCTTATTTGATAAAAAACAAGGGAAAAGTATGCACACGAAATGAAATTATCAATGATGTCTGGGATATACATTTTGAATACGATACCGGCGTAATTGATGTTTTTATAAATGCCATCCGCAAAAAACTTAATTTGACTAAAGACGAAGATCTTATAAAAACCATTAGAGGGGTTGGTTATATTGCAAACGACATAAATTAA
- a CDS encoding sensor histidine kinase — protein sequence MFSFSYKNRIAFNYILSTALLISVVFCTIYGITLYSINKHINDDILEESSEYLEQIKIDSNNAYLIQVDQWRESDNNRVNVNPVFVQFLDNDNKLIDKSPNLKGFQLKLHKPEKDNQFVDTYLNNKPIRQIQIPLFDKNKKIGYLFVAMSLDEASLILTNLRNTLFVAFPLILVLLFFIARLIAGRSIKPVTLITETSSRITKDNLKDRIILPQNKDELFVLSKTINDLLDRIENAVEREKQFTSDASHELRTPLTVLKGTLEVLIRKPRNQTEYEEKINFSISEVNRLNNLVDQLLLLARFENQKQSLRIEQIYLNAIILDALSLYSSKINDKKMEVLHDFTKDYFVTSDNYLVSTIVSNVISNAIKYSHENGKIVINIDKKDSKTICSISDSGIGIPASDLDKIVNPFFRSNPTLHPEIKGSGLGLSIVERITRLLNIEFKIESELNKGTTVFFIFS from the coding sequence ATGTTTTCATTCTCCTATAAAAACCGAATTGCCTTTAATTACATTCTCAGCACAGCACTATTGATTTCGGTTGTGTTCTGCACTATTTATGGAATTACTTTATACAGCATTAACAAGCATATAAATGATGATATTCTAGAGGAATCCAGTGAATATTTGGAGCAGATAAAAATTGACAGTAATAATGCCTATCTGATTCAAGTGGATCAATGGAGAGAAAGCGATAACAATAGAGTCAATGTAAATCCTGTTTTTGTACAGTTTCTGGACAATGACAATAAATTAATTGATAAATCTCCCAATCTCAAAGGATTTCAGCTTAAACTGCACAAACCCGAAAAAGACAATCAATTTGTCGATACTTATCTGAATAATAAACCAATCAGGCAGATTCAGATTCCGCTTTTTGATAAAAATAAAAAAATAGGATATCTTTTTGTAGCGATGTCTTTGGATGAGGCGTCATTGATACTGACCAATCTTAGAAACACTCTTTTTGTAGCCTTTCCATTAATTTTAGTACTGTTGTTTTTTATTGCCAGATTGATTGCAGGGCGCAGTATCAAACCCGTAACCCTAATTACCGAAACTTCCAGCAGAATTACCAAAGACAATTTGAAAGACAGAATCATTCTGCCTCAAAATAAGGATGAATTATTTGTGCTTTCTAAAACAATTAATGATTTGTTAGATCGAATTGAAAATGCAGTCGAAAGGGAAAAACAATTCACCTCTGATGCTTCTCATGAGTTAAGAACGCCTTTGACGGTTTTAAAAGGAACCTTGGAAGTTTTAATACGGAAGCCAAGAAACCAGACTGAATATGAGGAAAAAATCAATTTCAGCATTTCAGAAGTTAACCGTTTGAATAATTTGGTGGATCAGCTGCTCTTATTGGCCCGGTTTGAGAATCAAAAACAAAGTCTGCGTATCGAACAAATTTACCTGAATGCCATAATTTTGGATGCACTTTCATTGTATTCAAGCAAAATAAACGATAAAAAAATGGAGGTTTTGCATGATTTTACAAAAGACTATTTTGTTACCTCCGATAATTATTTGGTTTCTACAATCGTGAGCAACGTAATTTCAAATGCCATAAAATATTCTCATGAAAATGGGAAAATTGTCATAAATATTGATAAAAAAGACTCAAAAACAATCTGTTCCATATCAGACAGCGGCATAGGAATTCCTGCAAGTGATTTGGACAAAATCGTAAATCCATTTTTCAGGTCAAATCCAACGTTACATCCTGAAATAAAAGGTTCCGGTTTAGGGCTTTCGATTGTAGAACGAATAACACGATTGTTAAATATTGAATTCAAAATCGAAAGCGAATTAAACAAAGGAACTACCGTTTTTTTTATTTTTAGTTAG
- a CDS encoding CusA/CzcA family heavy metal efflux RND transporter, with translation MLEKIIAFSLKNKAVVLLFTASVLGFGLFSVFQISIGAVPDVTNNQVQVITTSRNLSTQDIEQFITYPVEIEMANLPGVEEIRSVSKFGLSVVTIVFNDGIGTYLPRQLIAEKLKSASEKIPEGFGVPEMGPITTGLGEIYQYTLEVKPEYKKQYSVTDLRTLQDWVVKRQLSGIKGVVEINTWGGYLKQYEIAIVPSRLKAMNVTMRDVFTALEKNNSIAGGAYIEKVNQSYFIRGEGKVNSIEDIENIVVNNTNGIPVYIKNVAQVRFSHANRFGAITGNGEGEKVLGQVMMLKDANSKQVISAVKERIAQIQKTLPKGVYINGFLERSELVGKTTFTVAENLILGCLIVIFVVVLLLGNWRSGLVVASVIPLCLLFAISFMNIFGIDANLMSLGAIDFGIIIDGAVIIVEFIAFQIAHKSNDLVSLNKEDRQLEIDQITYKSASKMMNSAVFGQLIILIVFIPILSLTGIEGKMFKPMAMTFSFALLGAMIFCFTYVPVVSSLFLKPKEENPNSISSKLIQKLNSWYLPVITWALHNTKKVLYGSIALLVFAVALFSTMGGEFIPTLDEGDFVIQPVLKTGTSLSKTIATTTKIEKIILKKFPEVLQVVSRIGAAEVPTDPMSMEESDIIVKLKPKEEWVSASSKDELADKIKAAITAEIPNMEIEFTQPIEMRFNELVSGTRSDVAIKVFGEDLTILAQKAHEIEKAIKNVEGASDVIIEKTAGLPQMYVQYDRSKIARYGLNISDLNDMIALSFAGKTVGNVFEGEKRFDMVVRLDDANRHDIEDLRNLYVSVPNGQQIPLSELAKIEYTEGPAKISRDNTNRRIVVGVNVRNRDLQSVVTDIQKIVNTKIKLPPGYYVKYGGQFENLNSAKARLAIAVPIALVLIFILLHFAFGSIKEALMVYSAIPLSAVGGILFLWARDLPFSISAGVGFIALFGIAVLNGIVLIEHFKELKHKGMTDLDELILKGTTDRLRPVLLTAAAAALGFLPMAVSSSAGAEVQKPLATVVIGGLFTATILTMIVLPILYKFLDEKEVKKPKFKLHNKSNLIILMLLSTSLAFSQNNNSELDSLVAKALGNNKGIKAAELQVQRMKENTKTAYSFDKTNVYYSYDQNNLAINNVPLKVFGVQQKFEFPTVYGAQKKVYNSEYKKEKANYDIQKMKLSLEVSKTYQQIVFLQNQEKLYIYLDSLYQNFSNASGRKFELGETNYLEKITAESKFRHIRSKLSQIESEKRAQYEILYSLIQADEKITVKNNQIKPLGKVVNDTVKSYYNAYLNSVTNVYENQLKLKKQNWLPDINVDYFQGKNSGLTQSLYGFQVGLAIPVLFSGTVSKTKVAKLELQSWEQRKQNEERKIDNYVTQKNNELMKYQEALDYYNKYGKKLSEEILKVANKSYKQGEIDFFQYIQSLENAATIQIEHLDAVLQFNSTQLDLQYLNF, from the coding sequence ATGTTAGAAAAAATTATTGCTTTCAGTTTAAAAAATAAAGCGGTTGTTTTGCTTTTTACTGCTTCAGTATTGGGATTTGGTTTGTTCTCTGTTTTCCAAATTTCTATAGGGGCTGTCCCTGATGTGACTAATAACCAGGTACAGGTAATCACCACTTCCAGAAATCTTTCTACACAAGATATTGAGCAGTTCATCACCTATCCGGTTGAAATTGAAATGGCCAATTTACCCGGTGTCGAAGAAATTCGTTCGGTTTCAAAATTTGGTTTGTCAGTGGTAACGATTGTCTTTAATGATGGTATAGGTACATATCTTCCCCGACAATTGATTGCCGAAAAATTAAAATCAGCTTCAGAAAAAATTCCGGAAGGTTTCGGTGTGCCTGAGATGGGACCGATTACAACAGGTTTGGGAGAGATTTATCAATATACTTTGGAGGTAAAGCCCGAATATAAAAAGCAATATTCAGTCACCGATTTACGTACACTTCAAGATTGGGTTGTAAAAAGACAGCTTTCAGGAATTAAAGGAGTTGTTGAGATTAATACGTGGGGTGGTTATTTAAAACAATATGAAATAGCCATTGTTCCTTCCCGTTTGAAAGCTATGAACGTTACCATGAGGGATGTTTTTACTGCGTTGGAAAAAAACAACAGTATTGCTGGTGGAGCCTACATTGAAAAAGTAAATCAGAGCTATTTTATCCGCGGTGAAGGAAAGGTCAATTCAATTGAAGACATTGAAAATATTGTGGTAAACAACACTAACGGTATTCCTGTTTATATTAAAAATGTTGCTCAGGTTCGTTTTAGTCATGCCAATCGCTTTGGAGCCATTACCGGTAATGGTGAAGGTGAAAAAGTGCTCGGTCAGGTGATGATGCTAAAAGATGCCAATTCTAAACAGGTTATTAGTGCTGTAAAAGAAAGAATAGCTCAAATTCAAAAAACATTGCCCAAAGGTGTTTATATCAATGGTTTCCTCGAACGCAGTGAATTGGTGGGGAAAACTACTTTCACCGTTGCCGAAAATTTAATTTTGGGTTGTCTTATCGTAATTTTTGTTGTGGTTCTTTTGTTGGGCAACTGGCGTTCGGGACTAGTGGTTGCTTCGGTAATTCCATTGTGTTTGCTTTTTGCCATTTCGTTTATGAATATTTTCGGAATTGATGCCAACTTGATGAGCTTGGGAGCAATAGATTTTGGAATTATTATTGATGGAGCGGTAATTATAGTCGAGTTTATAGCTTTTCAAATTGCCCATAAATCAAATGATTTGGTTAGTTTGAACAAAGAAGATCGTCAATTGGAAATTGATCAAATAACCTATAAAAGTGCTTCCAAAATGATGAATTCTGCTGTTTTCGGACAGCTTATCATTTTGATCGTATTTATCCCGATTCTTTCTTTGACCGGAATTGAAGGAAAGATGTTCAAACCAATGGCTATGACTTTCAGTTTTGCATTATTGGGAGCCATGATCTTTTGTTTTACTTATGTTCCGGTGGTTTCTTCTTTGTTTTTGAAACCAAAAGAGGAAAATCCTAATTCGATATCCTCTAAGTTAATTCAAAAATTAAATAGTTGGTATTTGCCGGTAATTACATGGGCATTACACAATACAAAAAAAGTCCTTTATGGATCAATAGCACTTTTGGTTTTTGCCGTAGCATTGTTTTCTACAATGGGAGGTGAATTTATACCAACGCTGGATGAAGGCGATTTTGTGATTCAGCCTGTGCTGAAAACTGGAACGTCATTGTCTAAAACGATTGCCACTACTACCAAAATTGAAAAAATAATTTTAAAGAAATTTCCCGAAGTGCTTCAGGTTGTGAGCAGAATTGGTGCTGCCGAAGTTCCAACAGATCCAATGTCTATGGAAGAAAGCGATATTATTGTAAAGCTGAAACCAAAAGAGGAGTGGGTTTCGGCTTCGAGCAAAGATGAACTGGCCGACAAAATAAAAGCAGCCATTACAGCAGAAATTCCAAACATGGAAATCGAGTTTACGCAGCCAATTGAAATGAGATTCAACGAATTGGTATCGGGAACACGTTCTGATGTGGCTATTAAAGTTTTTGGCGAAGACCTTACTATTTTGGCTCAAAAAGCACATGAAATAGAGAAAGCTATAAAAAATGTTGAAGGAGCTTCTGATGTTATTATCGAAAAAACAGCTGGTCTGCCTCAGATGTATGTGCAATATGACCGTTCCAAAATTGCAAGATATGGGCTTAATATTTCAGATTTGAATGACATGATAGCATTGAGTTTTGCAGGGAAAACGGTTGGAAATGTTTTTGAAGGAGAAAAACGTTTTGATATGGTGGTTCGTTTAGACGATGCAAACCGCCATGATATTGAAGATTTGAGAAATTTATATGTTTCTGTTCCAAATGGACAGCAAATTCCATTGAGTGAATTGGCTAAGATTGAATATACCGAAGGGCCTGCCAAGATTTCAAGAGACAATACCAACAGAAGGATTGTAGTAGGTGTAAACGTTAGAAACCGAGATTTGCAAAGTGTCGTGACCGACATTCAGAAAATCGTTAATACCAAAATAAAACTGCCTCCCGGATATTATGTGAAATACGGCGGACAATTTGAAAACCTGAATAGTGCGAAAGCTCGTTTGGCAATTGCAGTGCCTATTGCTCTAGTGTTGATATTCATATTGCTGCATTTTGCCTTTGGCTCGATTAAAGAGGCATTGATGGTTTATTCTGCCATTCCGCTTTCGGCAGTTGGGGGAATATTGTTCCTGTGGGCTCGTGATCTGCCTTTCAGTATTTCGGCTGGTGTCGGGTTTATTGCACTATTTGGAATTGCGGTGCTGAACGGTATCGTGCTGATTGAACATTTTAAAGAACTCAAACATAAAGGAATGACAGATTTGGATGAATTGATTTTAAAAGGAACAACCGACAGATTGCGTCCGGTTTTATTAACCGCGGCGGCGGCGGCTTTGGGTTTCCTGCCGATGGCTGTTTCTTCATCTGCAGGTGCCGAGGTTCAAAAACCATTGGCTACGGTGGTTATCGGGGGACTCTTCACCGCAACTATATTAACGATGATTGTTTTGCCGATTTTATATAAGTTTTTGGATGAAAAAGAAGTTAAAAAACCAAAGTTTAAATTACACAATAAATCGAATTTAATTATACTAATGCTGTTGAGTACTTCATTGGCATTCTCCCAAAACAATAATTCGGAATTAGATAGTCTGGTGGCAAAAGCCTTAGGAAACAACAAAGGGATAAAAGCAGCCGAACTTCAGGTGCAGCGAATGAAAGAGAATACAAAAACGGCCTATTCTTTTGATAAAACCAATGTGTATTATAGTTATGACCAAAACAATTTGGCTATTAACAATGTTCCGTTAAAAGTATTTGGAGTACAGCAGAAGTTCGAATTTCCAACGGTGTATGGGGCTCAAAAAAAAGTATATAATTCCGAATACAAAAAAGAAAAAGCCAATTATGATATTCAAAAAATGAAACTTTCATTGGAGGTTTCAAAGACCTATCAGCAGATTGTTTTTCTGCAAAATCAGGAAAAACTGTATATATATTTGGATAGTCTGTACCAAAATTTTTCGAATGCAAGCGGGAGAAAGTTTGAATTAGGTGAAACCAATTATCTTGAAAAAATTACGGCAGAATCCAAATTCAGGCACATCAGGTCTAAGCTTTCCCAAATTGAAAGCGAGAAAAGGGCACAGTACGAAATCTTATATTCTTTGATTCAGGCTGATGAAAAAATTACAGTTAAAAACAATCAGATTAAGCCTCTCGGTAAAGTTGTAAACGACACTGTGAAATCGTATTATAACGCTTATCTGAATAGTGTGACCAATGTATATGAAAATCAGTTGAAACTAAAAAAACAAAATTGGCTGCCTGACATAAATGTCGATTATTTTCAAGGAAAAAATAGTGGTTTGACACAGTCTTTATATGGATTTCAAGTAGGTTTGGCTATTCCTGTTTTATTTTCAGGGACTGTGTCTAAAACAAAGGTGGCAAAACTGGAACTGCAAAGCTGGGAGCAAAGAAAGCAAAATGAAGAGCGTAAAATTGACAACTATGTGACCCAAAAGAATAATGAATTAATGAAATATCAGGAAGCTTTGGATTACTATAATAAATACGGGAAAAAATTGTCTGAAGAGATTTTAAAAGTGGCCAATAAAAGCTATAAACAAGGAGAAATTGACTTTTTTCAATACATTCAAAGTTTAGAAAACGCAGCCACCATTCAGATAGAACATCTCGATGCTGTACTGCAGTTTAATAGTACCCAATTGGATTTACAATACCTTAATTTTTAA